A genomic region of Larus michahellis chromosome 21, bLarMic1.1, whole genome shotgun sequence contains the following coding sequences:
- the BLTP3A gene encoding bridge-like lipid transfer protein family member 3A codes for MAGIIKKQILKHLSRFTKNLSPDKINLSTLKGQGQLTNLELDEEVLQNVLELPTWLAITRVYCNKASIRIQWTKLKTHPICLYLDKVEVEMRTCEEPRPPNGQSPIALAAGQSEYGFAEKVVEGMFIVVNSITIKIHSKAFHASFELWQLQGYSVNPNWQQSDLRLTRITDPQRGEVLTFKELTWQTLRIEADATDNGDQDPVTTPLRLITNQGRIQISLKRRTKDCNVMASKLMFLLDDLLWVLTDSQLKAMMKYAESLSEAMEKSAQQRKSLAPESVQITPPAPSTQQSWSQPFGVSPNASSIGQYFDKHDMKESSYHLLISRLDLHICDDSHTRESGALKHGMLGGAMQLTFRRMAFDYYPFHRAGDACRHWVRYSEAMETRGQWAKKLVNEFQSKIEKLYEETDPAFARTPLSPFKRKPDASLSPHKNPLEKGRIPPTSLPRLRHPPWNRLRSSCVVIRVDDLDVHQVSTAGQQSKKPSTLLSCSRKFFKLPDQVSAIHIEFTEYYFPDNQDFPVPCPNLYVQLNGLTLTLDTASVLWINLFCLDLYRSLEQFKAIYKLEDSGKRDEHFDVRLDGFRLKLNVPVEKKVTDHQDRPQMLCICTSEMTVTNTRHAPFCTCQDLQSLFRKFASSEFFHSSYTKFPRSQDNFSLLHTLFLRHAYEVDDKPQKHPGFPQLLHKTSASEDLWSMNFAELSLDFEGAESSKGRALSFIDPFPLSIWACLPKRWGQAQISKRQELAASELKIKPSASFSNHSKNENLSREHAVCQRSKTDQDLKNISKVPETMDVLGESDCEIDDGVDEKELETSADIHVLVSSSVHVKVRLNHYQYLVLLRMREVLQTLQEQLAQDTQEVMGSPLDPMSACVGVVFHSAEVSLLMNPAPGVLEPRSLDSDTTSLIESELSPSDSKEGLAAEEKELKSETSSEKGICSTSEVPEDSGIENTGTSVTSVPVETLPRSASDGALTAAPHSKSTEEKVLIEEAHEAVEALAAERPAETSSHPQSPPALPSSPTSDTQPLGRGNINLNGQAELIPLKNIEVELSSALHITKDATKEALHVTMDLTKEAMSITKDALSLSREKMTSTMQKMLSLPPAKDSVPKAEEGAVTPGGGGSSRMRFFSMKRTASQHSFDTTSVDGSGPEDGLSVDSDGSDGFVMLTDSEPSLDPLPSGHLPQVHNDTGSRGSLMAEDEGGASPEINSSTSQSEDPSLQLVSVLVLKMNEVNCGIEARGDDLSVALQVMSVVPEQLNNVGMWQYLRGYLALGDPDVEKPSVPEASKTQPEVCLRLEVGPSAAVHSPLAVQNGFLHMLVHSYTAEFFMSFLTNLGPFLEDEIIPEVMPMEIEVVDAKITLKDDSPRVYPTSPGPVPITLAVDHVIVKRRDDGVFYLTALQGEGSLKQEKPVSVLQEQKAPAECVLAAPAAGARGLQLKEVPELQRELQTMKLALAEANMDKARLLQEIRKYNPLFQL; via the exons GTTTACCAAGAATCTCTCTCCAGACAAAATCAACCTGAGCACGTTGAAAGGGCAGGGGCAGCTGACTAACTTGGAGCTGGATGAAGAGGTGCTGCAGAATGTGCTGGAGCTGCCCACCTGGCTTGCCATCACTCGCGTCTACTGTAACAAGGCATCTATCAGG ATCCAGTGGACAAAGCTGAAAACGCACCCAATCTGCCTG TACCTGGATAAAGTGGAGGTGGAGATGCGAACATGTGAAGAGCCTCGGCCACCCAACGGACAGTCTCCCATTGCTCTTGCTGCAGGTCAAAG TGAATATGGCTTTGCTGAAAAAGTCGTGGAGGGGATGTTTATTGTTGTCAATTCCATCACCATCAAGATTCACTCCAAGGCCTTTCATGCTTCTTTTGAGCTATGGCAGCTCCAAGGCTACAGTGTCAACCCAAACTGGCAACAGAGCGACTTGCGGCTCACCCGCATTACAGATCCGCAGAGAGGAGAG GTTTTGACGTTCAAAGAGCTCACCTGGCAGACACTTAGGATAGAAGCAGATGCCACTGACAATGGCGATCAGGATCCTGTTACTACTCCTCTGAGACTCATTACTAACCAGGGGAGGATCCAGATCTCTCTCAAGAGAAGG ACCAAAGATTGCAATGTGATGGCATCTAAGCTGATGTTTCTCCTTGAtgacctgctctgggtgctgACAGACTCTCAGCTGAAAGCAATGATGAAATACGCAGAGTCTCTGAGTGAAGCCATGGAGAAGTCTGCCCAGCAGAGGAAAAGCTTGGCACCAGAGTCTGTACAG ATCACACCACCTGCTCCAAGTACCCAGCAGTCCTGGTCTCAGCCATTTGGAGTCAGCCCGAATGCAAGTAGCATTGGTCAATACTTTGATAAGCATGACATGAAAGAGTCGTCGTACCACCTCCTCATCTCGCGCTTGGATCTGCATATCTGTGATGACAGCCACACTCGAGAGTCAG GTGCTTTGAAGCATGGGATGCTGGGAGGTGCCATGCAGCTGACCTTCAGGAGGATGGCTTTTGACTATTATCCTTTCCACAGGGCAG GAGATGCCTGCAGGCATTGGGTGCGGTACAGTGAAGCAATGGAAACACGGGGACAGTGGGCAAAGAAGTTGGTCAATGAATTTCAAAGCAAGATTGAGAAGCTTTATGAAGAAACAGACCCTGCATTTGCCAGGACTCCACTTTCCCCCTTCAAAAGGAAACCAG ATGCTTCGTTGAGTCCTCATAAAAATCCCTTAGAGAAAGGCCGTATACCTCCCACAAGTTTGCCACGGCTCCGGCACCCTCCCTGGAACCGGCTTCGATCCAGCTGTGTGGTAATTCGAGTGGATGACTTGGATGTTCACCAG GTTTCTACAGCTGGTCAACAAAGTAAGAAACCCTCCACCTTGCTTTCATGTAGTAGAAAATTCTTCAAACTTCCTGATCAGGTCTCTGCGATCCATATTGAATTCACAGAGTATTACTTCCCAGACAATCAGGACTTTCCAG TTCCATGCCCAAACCTGTATGTACAGCTGAATGGCTTGACGCTGACCCTGGATACAGCAAGCGTGCTCTGGATAAACCTCTTCTGTCTGGATCTTTACCGCAGCTTGGAGCAGTTCAAAGCCATCTATAAGCTGGAGGATTCAGGGAAGCGCGATGAGCATTTTGATGTTCGACTGGATGGCTTCCGGCTGAAG CTTAATGTCCCCGTGGAGAAGAAAGTCACTGACCATCAAGATCGTCCACAGATGCTCTGCATTTGCACGTCAGAGATGACTGTCACCAACACCCGCCATGCTCCCTTTTGCACCTGCCAGGACCTCCAGAGCCTCTTCCGTAAATTTGCCAGTTCAGAATTCTTCCACTCCAGCTACACTAAGTTCCCAAGGTCTCAGGACAATTTCAGCCTGCTCCACACCCTTTTCTTGCGCCATGCATATGAGGTAGATGATAAGCCTCAGAAGCATCCAGGCTTTCCCCAGCTGCTACACAAAACCTCTGCCTCTGAAGATCTGTGGTCTATGAATTTCGCTGAGCTCTCCCTGGACTTCGAGGGGGCTGAAAGCTCCAAGGGCAGAGCCCTTAGCTTTATtgacccttttcccctttccatttgGGCCTGCCTTCCCAAGAGATGGGGGCAAGCTCAAATATCTAAACGACAGGAACTGGCTGCCTCTGAGCTGAAAATCAAGCCTTCTGCCAGCTTTAGCAATCACTCCAAGAATGAGAACCTGTCCAGAGAACATGCGGTTTGTCAAAGATCAAAGACTGACCAGGATCTGAAGAACATCTCTAAGGTCCCAGAGACAATGGATGTTCTGGGTGAATCTGACTGTGAAATTGATGATGGAGTAGATGAGAAGGAGCTGGAAACCTCTGCTGATATCCATGTGCTTGTGTCCTCATCTGTTCATGTCAAAGTTCGTCTCAACCACTACCAATACTTGGTGCTGCTCAGGATGAGAGAAGTTCTGCAAACGCTACAGGAGCAGTTGGCCCAAGATACCCAGGAAGTGATGGGGTCTCCTTTAGATCCCATGTCTGCCTGTGTAGGAGTTGTGTTCCATAGTGCCGAAGTGTCCCTACTCATGAACCCTGCACCAGGGGTCTTGGAACCCAGATCCCTGGACTCAGACACAACAAGCCTGATTGAGTCTGAGCTCTCTCCTTCAGACAGCAAGGAGGGGCTGGCAGCTGAAGAGAAGGAGCTGAAATCAGAGACTAGTTCAGAGAAGGGAATATGCAGTACCTCAGAGGTCCCAGAGGACAGTGGCATTGAAAACACAGGTACCAGTGTAACCAGTGTACCGGTGGAGACACTCCCAAGATCTGCAAGTGATGGAGCTCTGACTGCAGCTCCACATAGTAAGAGCACAGAGGAGAAAGTTCTGATAGAGGAAGCACATGAAGCTGTGGAAGCCCTGGCTGCAGAAAGACCAGCAGAGACCAGCAGCCATCCTCAgagccctcctgctctcccttctaGCCCAACCTCGGACACGCAGCCCTTGGGGAGAGGAAACATCAATCTCAATGGCCAGGCAGAACTCATCCCTTTGAAGAACATAGAGGTGGAGTTGTCTAGTGCACTGCATATCACAAAGGATGCCACGAAGGAAGCTCTGCACGTGACTATGGACCTCACCAAAGAAGCCATGTCTATAACAAAAGACGCTCTGAGCCTGAGCCGGGAGAAGATGACCTCCACCATGCAGAAGAtgctctctctccccccagccaA GGATTCTGTGCCCAAAGCAGAAGAGGGAGCAGTGACTCCAGGCGGGGGAGGCAGTAGCCGAATGCGTTTCTTTTCCATGAAGAGGACAGCATCCCAGCATTCCTTTGACACCACATCCGTGGATGGGAGTGGCCCTGAGGATGGGCTGTCTGTGGACAGCGATGGCAGTGACGGCTTTGTGATGCTCACAGATTCTG AACCCAGCCTGGACCCTCTTCCCTCAGGGCATCTTCCTCAGGTCCACAATGACACAGGCAGTAGAGGAAGCCTGATGGCAGAGGACGAGGGTGGAGCGTCTCCTGAAATAAACAGCTCCACTTCACAGAGTGAAGACCCTAGCCTTCAGCTG GTGTCTGTCCTCGTGTTGAAGATGAATGAGGTGAACTGTGGAATAGAGGCACGAGGTGATGATTTGTCTGTTGCTTTACAAGTAATGAGTGTGGTTCCAGAGCAACTGAACAACGTTGGAATGTGGCAGTATTTGCGTGGTTATCTGG CTCTAGGAGATCCAGATGTAGAGAAGCCTTCAGTCCCTGAAGCTAGTAAGACCCAGCCAGAAGTGTGCTTGCGTCTTGAAGTAGGACCTAGTGCTGCTGTGCATTCACCACTCGCTGTTCAGAACGGCTTCCTTCATATGCTGGTCCACAGTTACACAGCAGAGTTCTTCATGTCCTTCCTTACCAACCTTGGCCCCTTCCTTGAGGATGAAATAATCCCAGAGGTGATGCCCATGGAGATAGAAGTTGTGGATGCCAAAATTACGTTGAAG gatgaCAGCCCCCGGGTATACCCTACCTCCCCTGGCCCTGTTCCTATCACCCTGGCAGTAGATCATGTCATTGTGAAGCGCAGAGATGATGGCGTGTTCTATCTAACAG